A single genomic interval of Ruminococcus sp. NK3A76 harbors:
- a CDS encoding glycoside hydrolase family 5 protein — MLKEKGFYRGVDLGGWLSQCDYSDDRLNNFIKEEDFATIASWGLDHVRLPFDYNILENADGSVNEQGYAHIERAIGYAKKNGLKIVLDLHKTAGFSFDYYSENEHGFFESEEYQERFYKLWEEMAKRFGKYSDDAAFELLNEVTDDKFIGVWNKVIKTCIGRIRKYAPDTIIIVGSYWNNHASAVAALEKPYDDKVVYNFHSYDPLKFTHQGAYWTDLIKPEERVSFEESEVDDEYFEKMFGSAIEKARAEGTDLYCGEYGCIDIVSPEDTLKWYKAINRVFEKYGIARSAWSFRGMDFGLSEPRLDSVRGELLKYF; from the coding sequence ATGCTTAAGGAAAAAGGCTTTTACAGGGGAGTAGACCTCGGCGGCTGGCTCTCGCAGTGCGATTACAGCGACGACAGGCTCAACAACTTCATCAAGGAGGAAGACTTTGCGACTATCGCCTCATGGGGGCTTGACCATGTAAGGCTTCCCTTTGACTACAATATCTTAGAGAACGCTGACGGCTCGGTGAACGAGCAGGGCTATGCCCACATCGAAAGAGCTATAGGCTATGCAAAGAAGAACGGCCTTAAGATAGTGCTTGACCTGCACAAGACAGCAGGCTTCTCGTTTGACTACTACAGCGAGAACGAGCACGGTTTCTTCGAGAGCGAGGAGTATCAGGAGAGATTCTACAAGCTCTGGGAGGAGATGGCAAAGCGCTTTGGCAAGTACAGCGACGATGCTGCTTTCGAGCTTTTAAACGAAGTTACAGATGATAAGTTCATCGGCGTCTGGAACAAGGTCATAAAGACTTGCATAGGCAGGATAAGAAAGTATGCCCCCGACACGATAATCATAGTAGGCAGCTACTGGAACAACCACGCATCGGCTGTTGCAGCGCTGGAGAAGCCATATGACGACAAGGTGGTATACAACTTCCACAGCTACGACCCGCTGAAATTCACACATCAGGGCGCATACTGGACAGACCTTATCAAGCCCGAGGAGCGTGTGAGCTTTGAGGAGTCAGAGGTCGATGATGAATACTTTGAGAAGATGTTCGGCTCGGCGATCGAGAAGGCCAGGGCTGAGGGCACAGACCTCTACTGCGGCGAGTACGGCTGCATAGACATTGTATCTCCCGAGGACACGCTCAAATGGTATAAGGCTATCAACAGGGTGTTTGAGAAATACGGCATTGCAAGAAGCGCATGGAGCTTCAGGGGCATGGATTTCGGTCTCAGCGAGCCCAGACTTGACAGCGTAAGGGGAGAGCTTTTAAAGTATTTCTAA
- a CDS encoding glycoside hydrolase family 16 protein, giving the protein MIRKGMVFSLVLAALMMTACGDGSSSSSADSASSGSSQAASSAADSGAADTKSYKTDEGMYADFSEGMPSFAECSNGWTNGSMFNVFWREENTKFENGKMQLVIDNDPREEQGIPYSGGEFRTKDFYGYGRYEASIKAIKNDGVVTSLFTYTGPSDNNPWDEIDIEILGKDTTKVQFNYFTNSQGNHEHMHDLGFDASEDFHTYAFEWHKDKIVWFVDGVEVYTATDNLPSTESKIMANVWAGKGVDGWLNRFDDSNIPLTAEYEWVKFTPFDE; this is encoded by the coding sequence ATGATAAGAAAGGGTATGGTATTTTCGCTCGTGCTTGCAGCACTTATGATGACAGCCTGCGGTGACGGCAGCTCGTCTTCATCGGCTGACAGCGCATCATCGGGCAGCTCGCAGGCGGCTTCCTCGGCAGCTGACAGCGGTGCAGCAGATACTAAATCATACAAGACAGACGAGGGTATGTATGCTGACTTCTCAGAGGGTATGCCTTCCTTTGCAGAGTGCTCTAACGGCTGGACGAACGGAAGTATGTTCAATGTTTTCTGGAGAGAGGAAAACACAAAATTTGAAAACGGCAAGATGCAGCTCGTGATAGACAATGACCCCCGTGAGGAGCAGGGTATACCTTACTCCGGCGGCGAGTTCAGGACGAAGGATTTCTACGGCTACGGCAGATATGAGGCAAGCATCAAGGCTATAAAGAATGACGGTGTCGTAACATCGCTCTTTACCTACACAGGCCCCTCTGACAACAACCCGTGGGACGAGATAGACATCGAGATCCTCGGCAAGGACACAACAAAGGTGCAGTTTAACTACTTCACCAACAGCCAGGGCAACCACGAGCATATGCACGACCTCGGCTTTGACGCTTCCGAGGATTTCCACACATACGCCTTTGAGTGGCACAAGGACAAGATAGTATGGTTCGTTGACGGCGTTGAGGTCTACACGGCAACAGACAACCTCCCCTCTACAGAGAGCAAGATAATGGCTAACGTATGGGCAGGCAAGGGCGTTGACGGCTGGCTCAACAGGTTTGACGACAGCAATATACCGCTTACAGCTGAGTACGAGTGGGTGAAGTTCACTCCCTTTGACGAATAA
- a CDS encoding type II secretion system protein, translating to MKENKKGFTLVELIVVIAIIGTLAAILIPTIYRYVKDAKIQAAIADARTIKSAVEASLVKNIMLNGETAENGFNKVLYLDQDSSKAFKDRNKEIVGAFTNYSWVVYKTNGSSSSGSSQSLDKVIAGALDNSVSETWEVGTKTNPMGYNTSKKNAAKYLKDCKTNFGLVVVYNTDGTVRLMQIYRKGIMVTYVDGKYIANAKADAHFIGMGTWNTIYTDSGEYAPEDAYNVNLSNKQIGTDGNLGGWYN from the coding sequence ATGAAAGAGAATAAGAAAGGTTTTACGCTCGTTGAGCTGATAGTTGTTATAGCTATTATCGGAACACTGGCAGCTATACTTATCCCGACCATATACAGATATGTAAAGGACGCAAAGATACAGGCTGCTATCGCAGATGCAAGAACGATCAAGTCCGCAGTTGAGGCATCGCTTGTAAAGAACATCATGCTAAACGGCGAGACAGCTGAGAACGGCTTCAACAAGGTGCTCTATCTTGATCAGGACAGCAGCAAGGCCTTTAAGGACAGGAACAAGGAGATAGTCGGTGCCTTCACAAACTACAGCTGGGTCGTTTACAAGACTAACGGCAGTTCCAGCAGCGGCAGCTCTCAGTCTCTTGACAAGGTAATTGCAGGCGCACTTGATAACTCGGTATCCGAGACCTGGGAAGTCGGCACAAAGACTAACCCTATGGGTTACAATACATCTAAGAAGAACGCTGCCAAGTATCTGAAGGACTGCAAGACTAACTTCGGTCTGGTCGTTGTGTATAATACCGACGGTACTGTACGTCTTATGCAGATATACAGAAAGGGTATAATGGTAACTTACGTCGACGGTAAGTATATCGCAAATGCAAAAGCAGATGCGCACTTTATCGGCATGGGCACATGGAACACCATTTACACCGACAGCGGCGAGTACGCACCGGAAGATGCCTACAATGTTAATCTCTCAAACAAGCAGATAGGCACCGACGGCAACCTCGGCGGCTGGTACAACTGA
- a CDS encoding rubredoxin, protein MAVYACSVCGWEYDEEKGAPDMGIAPGTKFEDLPDDFACALCGVGKDQFEQQ, encoded by the coding sequence ATGGCAGTATATGCTTGCTCAGTATGCGGCTGGGAATACGACGAGGAAAAGGGCGCTCCCGATATGGGAATAGCCCCCGGCACCAAGTTTGAAGACCTTCCCGATGATTTTGCCTGCGCATTATGCGGCGTCGGCAAGGATCAGTTTGAACAGCAGTAA
- a CDS encoding HAD family hydrolase, whose product MRYKYVIFDLDGTILDTLDDLADAANAALASMGYPKRTKDEVRMFVGNGIRKLIERATPDGISEEDTVKTHEAFTAYYSVHCKDKTRPYEGIPELVSELKANGIRTAVVSNKADYAVKKLCEEYFGGIFDIAIGEREGIRKKPAPDSVLEVMRALGADAEHTIYIGDSDVDIMTAKNSGIGCIGVSYGFRGRDFLKEHGAEVIADTVAELRELLL is encoded by the coding sequence ATGAGATACAAATATGTGATATTCGACCTTGACGGAACGATACTTGACACGCTTGATGACCTTGCAGATGCAGCGAATGCTGCACTGGCATCAATGGGGTATCCAAAGCGTACAAAGGACGAGGTGAGAATGTTTGTCGGCAACGGCATAAGAAAGCTCATCGAGCGTGCGACCCCCGACGGCATTTCTGAGGAGGATACAGTGAAGACGCACGAGGCGTTCACCGCTTACTATTCCGTTCACTGCAAGGACAAGACAAGGCCTTATGAGGGGATCCCCGAGCTTGTGAGCGAGCTGAAAGCTAACGGCATACGCACGGCTGTTGTATCCAACAAGGCAGACTACGCCGTGAAAAAGCTCTGCGAGGAGTATTTCGGCGGCATATTCGATATAGCCATAGGCGAGCGTGAGGGCATACGCAAAAAGCCCGCCCCCGACAGCGTGCTTGAAGTTATGCGTGCGCTGGGCGCTGACGCTGAGCATACTATATATATAGGAGATTCAGATGTCGATATAATGACAGCGAAAAACAGCGGTATCGGCTGCATAGGCGTTTCATACGGCTTCAGGGGCAGAGATTTCCTTAAAGAGCACGGCGCAGAGGTGATAGCCGACACTGTGGCAGAGCTCAGAGAGCTGCTTTTATAA
- a CDS encoding NlpC/P60 family protein: MKERTVVRTSLSIATALVISLSTLTCASADNSDIAQGQAATVSSVCEKHSFGAPAVTKAATTEIEGERKLTCTECGYVKTEVTPKLIDIKDISITNVSSQYTYNGKSILPKPVVTLDNKELLPGKDYTVTYGTNRNPGKGVVTIKGTGIYGGSVTKTFIILPPKSTIAKVTSSKAATATVKIKKTKGASGYRIAYSTDKTFKKKSKVKYITVKPEKLSVTLKKLTGGKTYYVKVQAFRTISGKKYYGRYSAVKKIKIKQTAAQIRAAKIKKIVDYGIANAGGSYVYCGSSFRATDCSGLTMQCFAQAGISLPHNAAAQAAYGKAVSYKDMQAGDLIICCGYGHAALCIGGGKFVHASNPAKGITIEPVSQLGYYGINTIRRLI; the protein is encoded by the coding sequence ATGAAAGAAAGAACGGTAGTCCGAACGTCGCTCTCGATAGCGACAGCATTAGTTATTTCATTATCGACACTCACCTGTGCAAGCGCTGACAACAGCGACATCGCACAGGGGCAGGCAGCAACAGTATCATCTGTCTGCGAAAAACACAGCTTCGGCGCTCCGGCAGTCACCAAGGCAGCCACAACAGAAATCGAGGGTGAGAGAAAGCTCACCTGCACCGAATGCGGCTATGTCAAGACCGAAGTGACACCGAAGCTCATCGACATCAAGGACATCAGCATCACAAACGTATCGTCACAGTACACCTACAACGGCAAGTCCATTCTCCCCAAGCCGGTTGTCACACTTGACAACAAGGAGCTTCTCCCGGGGAAGGATTACACAGTGACCTACGGCACCAACCGCAACCCCGGCAAGGGCGTTGTCACGATAAAAGGCACCGGCATCTACGGCGGGAGCGTCACAAAGACATTCATCATTCTACCCCCGAAAAGCACCATAGCAAAGGTGACATCTTCCAAGGCCGCCACAGCGACCGTAAAGATAAAAAAGACAAAGGGTGCATCAGGCTACAGGATAGCATACAGCACCGACAAGACCTTCAAGAAAAAGAGCAAGGTAAAATACATCACCGTAAAGCCCGAAAAGCTCAGCGTGACCTTGAAGAAGCTCACAGGCGGCAAGACCTATTACGTCAAGGTGCAGGCTTTCAGGACTATCTCAGGCAAGAAGTATTACGGCAGATACAGCGCTGTCAAGAAGATAAAGATAAAGCAGACAGCCGCTCAGATAAGGGCTGCAAAGATAAAGAAGATAGTTGACTACGGCATCGCAAACGCTGGCGGCTCGTATGTTTACTGCGGTTCGAGCTTCAGGGCTACCGACTGCTCAGGCCTTACGATGCAGTGCTTTGCACAGGCAGGCATCAGCCTCCCCCACAACGCTGCTGCACAGGCAGCCTACGGCAAGGCTGTAAGCTATAAGGATATGCAGGCAGGCGACCTGATAATCTGCTGCGGCTACGGCCATGCAGCGCTCTGCATCGGCGGCGGCAAGTTCGTCCACGCATCTAACCCTGCAAAGGGCATCACGATAGAGCCTGTAAGCCAGCTCGGCTACTACGGCATAAATACGATAAGAAGACTCATATGA
- a CDS encoding RNA methyltransferase, producing MPDIRKVTDLETPDLLPYRTTAEVQLLRWFEPEEGIFIAESPKVIRRALNAGYEPLSLLLVDKYITGQAADIVERVGALPVYSGDEQTLCALTGFRLTQGVLCAMRRRPLPDPAALIKNARRIAVLEDIMNQTNIGAVFRSAAALGIDAVLLTKACSDPLYRRSVRVSMGTVFQVPWAYMAEPAPEYVGSLKEQGFSTAAMALRHDTVSISDKRLKDEHKLAIILGTEGEGLREETILSCDYTIKIPMSHGVDSLNVAAASAVAFWELGGKQAE from the coding sequence ATGCCCGATATCAGAAAAGTCACCGATCTTGAAACACCGGATCTTCTGCCCTACCGCACGACCGCCGAAGTGCAGCTGCTTCGCTGGTTTGAGCCAGAGGAGGGCATATTCATAGCCGAGAGCCCTAAGGTCATACGCAGAGCTCTCAATGCAGGGTATGAGCCGCTGTCGCTGCTGCTTGTTGATAAGTACATCACAGGGCAGGCGGCTGATATAGTAGAGCGTGTCGGCGCCCTGCCGGTATACTCAGGCGATGAGCAAACGCTGTGTGCTCTCACAGGCTTCAGGCTGACACAGGGGGTGCTGTGCGCTATGCGCCGAAGACCGCTGCCCGACCCTGCCGCACTGATAAAGAACGCACGCCGCATAGCCGTGCTTGAAGACATAATGAACCAGACGAATATTGGCGCTGTTTTCCGCTCGGCGGCAGCGCTGGGGATAGATGCTGTGCTGCTCACCAAGGCGTGCAGCGACCCGTTATACCGCCGCTCGGTAAGGGTGAGCATGGGCACAGTTTTTCAGGTGCCGTGGGCGTATATGGCAGAGCCTGCGCCTGAGTATGTGGGGTCTTTAAAAGAGCAGGGCTTTTCCACCGCCGCAATGGCGCTTCGGCACGACACTGTGAGCATATCAGACAAGCGGCTCAAAGATGAGCACAAGCTTGCGATCATCCTCGGCACAGAGGGCGAGGGGCTCAGGGAGGAGACTATCCTCTCATGCGACTACACGATAAAGATACCCATGTCACACGGGGTGGATTCACTCAATGTCGCCGCAGCGAGCGCCGTGGCTTTCTGGGAGCTTGGCGGCAAACAGGCCGAATAA
- a CDS encoding diguanylate cyclase: protein MSSINSKNSEKSKKSGISVRSFIIALVIFLIAHIVMSVAIIDMAKKALREQVEQRMLDVANTAAHMINGDELKKLKAEDKGSPEYQKVYDTLRSFQDSIQLDYIYGIQQLDDGSFAFTIDPEPVDPGEWGEEIDTTDALVNASKGKADVDKEPCEDEWGLFYSAYSPIFDSDGNVVGIVGVDFNAEWYDKMLDTRKLVLIIMSMVVLTTGTALAFIVHTFMLEKEKKVIREKFEQTLQREQEQEQELGSARHLAYTDPLTGVKNKHAYLEAIERINKGLADGSVKEFGVIVFDLNGLKLINDTYGHDEGDNYIKTGCALICSRFCHSPVFRIGGDEFTVILEGSDYNDRQQLLSEFDRVIEQNQSIGAVVVSTGLEIYDRQRDGSFSDVFERADKKMYERKCYLKSMK from the coding sequence ATGAGCAGTATAAACAGCAAAAATAGCGAGAAAAGCAAGAAAAGCGGCATAAGCGTCCGCAGCTTTATAATTGCGCTGGTCATATTCCTTATAGCCCACATTGTCATGAGTGTGGCGATTATAGATATGGCTAAAAAAGCGCTCAGAGAGCAGGTCGAGCAGCGAATGCTCGATGTTGCCAACACTGCCGCTCACATGATAAACGGCGACGAGCTAAAAAAGCTCAAAGCAGAAGACAAGGGCTCGCCCGAATACCAGAAGGTCTACGACACGCTGCGCTCCTTCCAGGACAGCATACAGCTTGACTACATCTACGGCATACAGCAGCTTGATGACGGCAGCTTTGCCTTCACTATAGACCCCGAGCCTGTTGACCCCGGCGAATGGGGCGAGGAGATAGACACGACAGATGCTCTTGTAAACGCCTCAAAGGGCAAAGCAGATGTTGACAAGGAGCCCTGCGAGGACGAATGGGGGCTTTTCTACTCGGCATACAGCCCGATATTTGATTCGGACGGAAATGTTGTCGGCATAGTGGGCGTTGACTTCAATGCCGAGTGGTATGACAAGATGCTCGACACAAGAAAGCTCGTGCTGATAATCATGTCAATGGTAGTCCTAACCACCGGCACGGCGCTTGCATTCATAGTACACACCTTCATGCTCGAAAAGGAAAAGAAGGTTATCAGGGAAAAGTTTGAGCAGACGCTTCAAAGAGAGCAGGAGCAGGAGCAGGAACTTGGCTCTGCAAGGCATCTTGCCTATACAGACCCGCTTACGGGAGTCAAGAACAAGCACGCCTACCTCGAAGCCATAGAGCGTATAAACAAGGGTCTTGCCGACGGCTCTGTAAAGGAATTCGGCGTGATAGTGTTTGACCTGAACGGCCTTAAGCTGATAAACGACACCTACGGTCACGACGAGGGCGACAACTACATCAAGACCGGCTGTGCGCTGATATGCAGCAGATTCTGTCACAGCCCTGTTTTCAGGATAGGCGGCGATGAGTTCACTGTTATCCTCGAAGGCTCGGACTACAACGACAGGCAGCAGCTGCTCTCGGAATTTGACCGTGTGATAGAACAAAATCAGAGCATTGGCGCTGTTGTGGTATCAACAGGTCTTGAAATATACGACAGGCAGCGTGACGGCAGCTTCTCGGACGTTTTCGAGCGTGCCGACAAGAAGATGTACGAGCGCAAGTGCTATTTAAAAAGCATGAAATAA
- a CDS encoding sensor histidine kinase, whose protein sequence is MSFSSFLKDRLAQLMIFLAGYLIMLCFFGGYHAGGGQIAVISVCYWSTVAAALVYGYLREHGFFKRAFDSLKGLDKKYLLPEMTEEPAFLEGRLFSEMLYEAGKSMCENVSMHSRRADDFREYIELWVHEVKLPIASLSLMAHNDGEQGERYSAQLARIDSYIENVLYYSRSENANKDYIIKETPLGRAFKESALKSREALQQRNVTVNTQGLDKRVMTDAKWLEYIFTQLTANSLKYFSPDRPPEISIFTEEDEQCITLHFRDNGIGIPQSDLPYIFEKSFTGENGRLHSKSTGMGLYITGSLCRKLGHKVTAASAPGEYTDIMISFGKNDIYRPEAE, encoded by the coding sequence ATGAGCTTTTCATCATTTTTAAAGGACAGGCTGGCACAGCTGATGATATTCTTAGCAGGGTATCTGATAATGCTATGTTTTTTCGGGGGCTATCACGCAGGCGGCGGGCAGATAGCCGTGATAAGCGTCTGCTACTGGTCAACTGTCGCAGCTGCGCTTGTATACGGATATTTAAGAGAGCATGGCTTTTTCAAAAGGGCGTTTGATTCGCTAAAGGGGCTTGATAAGAAATACCTGCTGCCCGAGATGACAGAGGAGCCGGCGTTTCTGGAGGGCAGGCTGTTTAGCGAGATGCTCTACGAGGCCGGCAAGAGTATGTGCGAGAACGTGTCAATGCACAGCCGCAGGGCAGATGATTTCAGAGAGTACATCGAGCTCTGGGTACACGAGGTCAAGCTGCCGATAGCATCGCTCTCGCTCATGGCGCACAATGACGGCGAGCAGGGCGAGAGGTATTCAGCGCAGCTTGCGAGGATAGATTCATACATAGAGAACGTGCTCTACTACTCACGCAGCGAGAACGCAAACAAGGACTACATCATCAAGGAAACACCCCTCGGCAGGGCGTTCAAGGAATCGGCGCTCAAAAGCCGTGAGGCGCTGCAGCAGAGGAACGTCACAGTAAACACTCAGGGGCTTGACAAAAGGGTCATGACCGATGCGAAGTGGCTCGAATACATCTTCACGCAGCTGACAGCCAACAGCCTGAAATACTTCTCTCCCGACAGGCCGCCGGAGATAAGCATATTCACCGAGGAAGACGAGCAGTGCATCACGCTGCATTTCAGAGACAACGGCATAGGCATACCGCAAAGCGACCTGCCCTACATTTTTGAAAAGAGCTTCACGGGCGAGAACGGCCGCTTACATTCAAAGAGCACCGGCATGGGGCTGTACATCACCGGCAGTCTCTGCCGCAAGCTCGGCCACAAGGTCACAGCCGCATCTGCGCCGGGTGAGTACACGGACATAATGATTTCGTTCGGGAAAAATGACATATACAGGCCGGAGGCTGAGTGA
- a CDS encoding response regulator transcription factor gives MSRIFVVEDDIAIRDELCELLENSGYEVCQPEGFEDIAAQAIKAGADLVLLDINLPSANGQTVLKEIRKSSDMAVIMVTSRAGETDEMLSMSMGADDYITKPYNPMILLLRISAVLKRTQSGGMARASYHGLAVNTARGSIGEGSSEIMLTKNEMIIFSRLLASQGQIVTRDELMTALWDSEEYINDNALTVNISRLRQKLSEAGIEKALETRKKQGYMLL, from the coding sequence ATGAGCAGGATATTTGTTGTTGAGGACGATATTGCGATAAGAGATGAGCTTTGCGAGCTGCTTGAAAACTCAGGCTATGAGGTCTGCCAGCCGGAGGGGTTTGAGGACATAGCAGCCCAGGCGATAAAGGCAGGGGCTGACCTTGTGCTGCTTGATATAAACCTGCCGTCAGCAAATGGCCAGACGGTGCTCAAGGAGATAAGAAAAAGCTCTGACATGGCTGTGATCATGGTGACGAGCAGGGCAGGCGAAACAGACGAGATGCTGTCTATGAGCATGGGCGCTGATGACTACATCACCAAGCCCTACAACCCGATGATACTGCTTCTCAGGATATCGGCAGTGTTAAAGCGCACGCAGTCGGGCGGTATGGCAAGGGCGAGCTATCACGGGCTTGCAGTCAACACCGCAAGGGGCAGCATAGGTGAGGGAAGCAGCGAGATAATGCTCACCAAGAACGAGATGATAATATTCTCACGGCTGCTCGCATCGCAGGGGCAGATAGTCACAAGAGACGAGCTTATGACAGCCCTATGGGACAGCGAGGAATACATAAACGACAACGCCCTGACCGTTAACATCAGCCGCCTGCGACAGAAGCTCTCGGAAGCAGGCATCGAGAAAGCACTTGAAACAAGAAAGAAACAGGGGTATATGCTGCTATGA
- a CDS encoding C-GCAxxG-C-C family protein, whose translation MSRQDKAVDYKHSGFNCAQAVLMAFSDILDEDELTLKKLGAGFGCGMGAFDATCGSLCAAQMILGLKCYSGRPMLADAKLLHADFKRMCGSADCGELKGLKGGPMLCACDDCIKNAVRLTEERMI comes from the coding sequence ATGAGCAGACAGGACAAGGCGGTAGATTATAAGCACAGCGGCTTCAACTGCGCACAGGCGGTGCTTATGGCTTTTTCGGATATTCTTGATGAAGACGAGCTCACACTCAAAAAGCTCGGTGCAGGCTTTGGCTGCGGCATGGGTGCTTTTGATGCTACCTGCGGCTCGCTGTGTGCTGCACAGATGATACTCGGGCTCAAATGCTACTCCGGCAGACCTATGCTTGCTGATGCAAAGCTGCTCCACGCCGACTTCAAGCGTATGTGCGGCTCGGCCGACTGCGGCGAGCTAAAGGGCTTAAAAGGCGGCCCGATGCTCTGCGCCTGTGACGACTGCATCAAAAACGCCGTCAGGCTGACAGAGGAAAGAATGATATAG
- a CDS encoding sigma-70 family RNA polymerase sigma factor codes for MQIHDTEDDLRQVVEKYKSVVYSVAYSRLKSRHYADDVFQETFLLYYQKTLSFECEEARKAWLIRTALNLCKKQNLSSWATKVDRLPENEEELPAENMLTDEENDVLQAVMSLADGQREPVYLYYFTGLSINEIALCMGISSGAVQVRLARARKKLKDKLKGEYFYETE; via the coding sequence ATGCAGATACACGACACCGAAGACGACCTGCGGCAGGTGGTAGAGAAATATAAAAGCGTTGTCTACTCGGTAGCATATTCAAGGCTTAAGAGCCGGCACTATGCCGACGATGTGTTTCAGGAGACGTTTTTGCTGTACTATCAGAAGACGCTTAGCTTTGAGTGCGAGGAGGCAAGAAAGGCGTGGCTTATCAGAACAGCGCTCAACCTCTGCAAAAAGCAGAACCTAAGCTCCTGGGCTACCAAGGTAGACAGGCTGCCTGAGAACGAGGAAGAACTGCCGGCTGAGAATATGCTCACCGATGAGGAGAATGATGTGCTGCAGGCGGTGATGTCGCTTGCCGACGGGCAGAGAGAGCCTGTGTATCTGTACTACTTCACGGGGCTCTCGATAAACGAGATAGCGCTCTGCATGGGTATAAGCAGCGGTGCTGTGCAGGTCAGGCTGGCAAGGGCAAGGAAAAAACTAAAGGACAAGCTGAAGGGAGAGTATTTCTATGAGACAGAATGA
- the leuD gene encoding 3-isopropylmalate dehydratase small subunit: MKVCGKVHKYGDNVDTDVIIPARYLNNPDHKALAEHCMEDIDTEFVKKVKEGDIMVAESNFGCGSSREHAPIAIKASGISCVIAKTFARIFYRNAINIGLPIIECPEAAQSIEAGDEVEIDFETGIITDKTKGETYQGTAFPEFLINIINSNGLLNSLKNEQ; this comes from the coding sequence ATGAAGGTATGCGGAAAGGTACATAAATACGGCGATAATGTTGATACAGACGTTATCATACCTGCAAGATACTTGAACAACCCTGACCACAAGGCTCTCGCAGAGCACTGCATGGAGGACATTGATACAGAGTTTGTAAAGAAGGTAAAAGAGGGCGACATAATGGTCGCTGAGTCGAACTTCGGCTGCGGCTCGTCAAGAGAGCACGCACCCATCGCCATCAAGGCAAGCGGCATCTCGTGCGTTATAGCAAAGACATTTGCGAGGATATTCTACCGCAACGCTATAAACATCGGTCTTCCGATAATCGAGTGCCCCGAGGCTGCGCAGAGCATCGAAGCAGGCGACGAAGTCGAGATAGACTTTGAGACAGGCATCATCACCGACAAGACAAAGGGTGAGACATATCAGGGAACAGCTTTCCCCGAGTTTTTGATAAACATCATCAACTCAAACGGTCTGCTCAATTCCTTAAAGAACGAACAGTGA
- a CDS encoding Dabb family protein, with amino-acid sequence MVRHIIIWSLREDLSEQEKTSALIKAKRGLEGLKGRIDGLESIKVHIDNLESSNADMMLDSSFTDEAALKAYQTNPDHLEVAKFIRSVVSDRKCIDYAE; translated from the coding sequence ATGGTAAGACATATTATTATATGGTCGCTCAGGGAAGACCTCTCCGAGCAGGAAAAGACAAGTGCTCTTATCAAGGCAAAGCGTGGTCTTGAAGGCCTGAAGGGCAGGATAGACGGGCTTGAAAGCATAAAGGTACACATCGACAATCTTGAAAGCTCAAATGCTGACATGATGCTCGATTCGAGCTTTACAGATGAGGCAGCACTTAAGGCTTATCAGACGAACCCCGACCACTTGGAGGTCGCAAAATTCATAAGATCGGTAGTCAGCGACAGAAAATGCATAGACTACGCTGAATAA